One window of Alteriqipengyuania lutimaris genomic DNA carries:
- a CDS encoding TonB-dependent receptor, protein MSAAPAWAQTAGTSDLPPEETGAEPDGDGNAAPAVPTNTIIVTATRRAESVQDIPLNITAVGGEQIEEQGLTELSDLLPFVPGINIVDRGGRQGNPIIVRGLNLDGIGSGDGNNDGGGTVATYIGEIPLFVDLKLNDLERVEVLLGPQGTLYGAGTLGGAIRYIPVKPQFGEFTSEARTELSKYSEAESASYQLGATMNLGLSDTFAIRGSLDYEDDSGFIDYVNVVDTIGVTNPDTPAGLNRIEDADGEETLSGRIAARYQPSPQFEVTATYYYQKAEIEGRRVSHYRSDVPGLLDGTASVGRYENAFRVREPNTIENDLIALEATVDLGFAELTSSTGWSSFSDDGQRDQTTLLITLEYSYELFPSFTAFTREVGESDRFNQEVRLVSAHGGPLSWIIGGFYNRLDSVGSSSEFVPNYVPYVNAPPLEFGLTDRPDALEYFSTGRNRLEEFAVYGEASYELFDGFTVTLGGRYYSYDLAAVSTVDFPLFEPLSYTPLSLDEIARLPFDPALAQSDDGALFKANVAWEMSDDILLYGTISEGYRIGGVNGVGPCPPYDPDATQGACALAPGQEFDAGNGQVGVSDRDERQFSPDQTRNYEIGVKSTLADGTLIFNAAAYYIDWMDPQLGSATVNANIPITVNGEGAESKGVELSADWRPTDRINLRANFTYIDSKLTAPVPDLIRTISPPGFGSAFEDGADGDRLAGSPETQFSIFGAYALPLANGDNLRFNASYSWQGDVETRTAGRGNGLMLDSFGVANAAISYEADSFIATLFADNLFDTFAETGAIGTALSNQDVFDFNGDPVYVRGFSTHILPPRQIGVRLKFLFGE, encoded by the coding sequence ATGTCCGCCGCGCCGGCATGGGCGCAGACCGCCGGTACCAGCGACCTCCCTCCCGAGGAGACCGGAGCCGAGCCTGACGGGGATGGCAATGCCGCACCCGCGGTTCCGACCAACACCATCATCGTCACGGCCACCAGGCGGGCGGAGAGCGTGCAGGACATCCCGCTCAACATCACCGCCGTCGGCGGCGAGCAGATCGAGGAGCAGGGCCTGACCGAATTGTCGGACCTGCTGCCCTTCGTTCCGGGCATCAACATCGTCGATCGCGGCGGACGCCAGGGCAACCCGATCATCGTGCGCGGCCTCAACCTCGACGGGATCGGTTCGGGCGACGGCAACAACGACGGCGGCGGTACGGTTGCGACCTATATCGGCGAAATCCCGCTGTTCGTGGACCTCAAGCTCAACGACCTCGAGCGGGTCGAAGTGCTGCTTGGCCCGCAAGGCACGCTGTATGGCGCGGGCACGCTGGGCGGTGCGATCCGGTATATTCCGGTGAAGCCGCAATTCGGTGAGTTCACCAGTGAAGCGCGGACCGAGCTGTCGAAATATTCCGAAGCGGAGAGCGCCAGCTATCAGTTGGGCGCGACGATGAATCTGGGCCTCAGCGACACTTTCGCGATCCGCGGTTCGCTCGACTACGAGGATGACTCCGGCTTCATCGATTACGTCAACGTGGTCGACACGATCGGCGTCACCAATCCCGATACGCCAGCCGGCCTGAACCGCATCGAGGATGCGGACGGCGAGGAGACCCTGTCCGGGCGGATCGCGGCACGTTACCAGCCGTCGCCGCAGTTCGAGGTCACGGCGACGTACTATTACCAGAAGGCCGAGATCGAAGGGCGTCGCGTTTCGCACTACCGCAGCGACGTGCCGGGCCTGCTCGACGGCACGGCCAGCGTCGGCCGGTACGAGAATGCGTTCCGCGTGCGGGAGCCCAATACAATCGAGAACGATCTGATCGCGCTGGAAGCGACGGTCGACCTGGGTTTCGCGGAGCTGACATCGTCCACCGGCTGGAGCAGCTTTTCCGACGACGGGCAGCGCGACCAGACGACGCTGCTGATCACGCTCGAATACAGCTACGAACTCTTCCCGAGCTTTACCGCCTTCACGCGCGAAGTCGGGGAATCCGACCGTTTCAACCAGGAAGTGCGGCTCGTTTCCGCCCATGGGGGCCCGCTCTCGTGGATCATCGGCGGATTCTACAATCGGCTGGATTCGGTCGGCTCGTCTTCCGAATTCGTGCCGAACTACGTGCCTTACGTGAATGCGCCGCCGCTCGAGTTCGGCCTGACCGACCGGCCCGATGCGCTCGAATATTTCTCGACAGGCCGCAACCGGCTGGAGGAATTCGCGGTCTATGGCGAGGCAAGCTACGAACTGTTCGACGGCTTTACCGTGACGCTTGGCGGGCGGTATTACAGCTACGACCTTGCGGCGGTCTCCACCGTCGACTTCCCCTTGTTCGAGCCGCTTTCGTACACGCCGCTGTCTTTGGACGAGATCGCTCGACTGCCTTTCGATCCCGCGCTCGCCCAGTCCGACGACGGGGCCCTGTTCAAGGCGAATGTCGCTTGGGAAATGTCCGACGATATCCTGCTCTACGGCACGATCAGCGAAGGCTACCGGATCGGCGGGGTCAACGGGGTCGGTCCTTGTCCGCCCTACGATCCCGACGCCACCCAGGGTGCCTGCGCGCTGGCACCGGGTCAGGAGTTCGACGCGGGCAACGGGCAAGTCGGCGTTTCCGACCGGGACGAACGCCAGTTCAGCCCCGACCAGACCCGCAACTACGAAATCGGCGTGAAGTCGACGCTCGCCGACGGGACGCTGATCTTCAATGCCGCCGCCTACTATATCGACTGGATGGATCCCCAGCTGGGATCGGCGACCGTCAACGCGAACATTCCCATCACGGTCAATGGGGAAGGCGCCGAGTCCAAGGGTGTCGAGCTGAGCGCGGACTGGCGACCGACCGATCGCATCAACCTGCGCGCGAACTTCACCTATATCGACAGCAAGCTGACGGCTCCGGTGCCCGATCTGATCCGGACGATCTCGCCCCCGGGCTTCGGCAGCGCGTTCGAGGACGGTGCCGATGGCGATCGTCTGGCGGGTTCGCCCGAGACGCAGTTCTCCATCTTCGGGGCCTATGCGCTGCCGCTGGCAAATGGCGACAACCTGCGTTTCAATGCCAGCTACTCGTGGCAGGGCGACGTCGAAACCCGCACTGCGGGGCGAGGTAACGGCCTGATGCTCGACAGCTTCGGCGTAGCGAACGCGGCGATCAGCTACGAGGCGGATAGCTTCATCGCCACGCTGTTCGCCGACAACCTGTTCGATACCTTCGCGGAAACCGGTGCGATCGGCACCGCGCTGTCGAACCAGGACGTTTTCGATTTCAACGGCGATCCGGTCTATGTACGCGGGTTCTCCACGCATATCCTGCCGCCACGCCAGATCGGCGTGCGCCTCAAGTTCCTGTTCGGAGAGTGA
- a CDS encoding endonuclease/exonuclease/phosphatase family protein, whose protein sequence is MDDAASDASFKLVSYNIHKAIGTDRKRDPVRILKVLGEVDADIVILQEADRRFGERERTLPDFLVEQHTDYVPVPFDVQHDSMGWHGNTIMVRRDIAVLEHDVLHIPFLEPRGVVTATLRLPAGPELTVFGMHLDLSGLWRVRQARAISRLAQAAQEQRPTLLAGDLNEWRPNGGCLKEFARHFTLLDCGRSFHSLRPLGRLDRIMHGSPLEALAYGVHRSALASRASDHLPVWAEFRLPG, encoded by the coding sequence ATGGACGACGCCGCTTCCGATGCCAGCTTCAAGCTTGTCAGTTACAACATCCACAAGGCGATCGGCACGGACCGTAAGCGCGATCCCGTGCGCATCCTCAAAGTGCTGGGCGAGGTCGATGCGGACATCGTGATCCTGCAGGAGGCGGACCGGCGGTTCGGCGAGCGGGAGCGCACTCTGCCCGATTTCCTGGTCGAACAGCATACCGACTATGTGCCGGTACCCTTCGATGTGCAGCACGATTCGATGGGCTGGCACGGCAATACGATCATGGTCCGGCGCGATATCGCCGTGCTCGAGCATGACGTTCTCCATATCCCCTTCCTGGAACCGCGCGGCGTCGTGACCGCGACCCTGCGGCTTCCGGCCGGGCCGGAACTGACTGTGTTCGGCATGCATCTGGACCTGTCCGGTCTGTGGCGCGTGCGGCAGGCCCGGGCGATTTCCAGACTCGCGCAGGCGGCGCAGGAACAGCGGCCAACGCTCCTGGCCGGCGACCTCAACGAATGGCGCCCCAATGGCGGTTGTCTGAAGGAATTCGCGCGTCACTTCACGCTGCTCGATTGCGGTCGCAGCTTCCACAGCCTGCGCCCGCTCGGCCGGCTCGACCGGATCATGCACGGTAGCCCGCTTGAGGCACTGGCCTACGGCGTGCATCGCAGCGCTTTGGCCTCGCGTGCGTCCGACCATTTGCCCGTATGGGCCGAGTTCCGCCTGCCGGGCTGA
- a CDS encoding tetratricopeptide repeat-containing sulfotransferase family protein: MLAQIALEHENFAGADQLARLIRASGHREAWLDLIDARLALSRQDGATAREAITRAAVAGTRDPHLAAQIGVVLARTGLHAEAVRFSGQAVEGEPRNPGYRYNHAIELQFNGDLDAARAEFEALVELAPDHAQGWLALVGLSDDPPVAWREALAALFARSDETEMRLVCGHALARWHEAHVEWETSFEWLERAKDRKAREVAHDRAEAEGLFSAAAAGAEGAFPAIAKRPVARPIFIVGLPRSGTTLIERIVAAHPQVRSLGELSEFGIALKRHLDTPGRHVLDEALLKAASDTDDLAPVGREYLRIVAGLAGDAAVFTDKMPFNIFYAPAILRALPEARIVCLRRSPFDVLFANFRQLFATGFSYYSYAYDFVDTAHFVARFESLCDRFAATLPADRFMVQRYEDLVIDQEAQTRKLIAFCGLEWDDACLSPQSNRQAVATASAVQVRAPVHSGSIDRWKRYGAAADRAVEELAQFGIAPSSG; the protein is encoded by the coding sequence GTGCTCGCGCAGATCGCGCTCGAGCACGAGAATTTTGCGGGAGCCGACCAGCTCGCCCGCCTGATCCGCGCGAGCGGCCATCGCGAGGCATGGCTCGACCTGATCGACGCGCGCCTGGCGCTTTCCCGTCAGGATGGGGCCACGGCGCGGGAAGCGATCACGCGTGCAGCGGTGGCCGGGACGCGCGATCCGCACCTGGCGGCACAGATCGGCGTCGTGCTGGCGCGCACCGGACTTCATGCGGAAGCCGTCCGGTTCTCGGGTCAGGCGGTTGAGGGCGAACCCCGCAATCCCGGCTATCGTTACAATCATGCCATCGAACTCCAGTTCAACGGCGACCTCGACGCCGCACGGGCCGAGTTCGAAGCGCTGGTGGAGTTGGCGCCCGACCATGCCCAGGGCTGGCTCGCGCTGGTCGGGCTGAGCGACGATCCGCCGGTCGCATGGCGCGAGGCGCTGGCGGCGCTCTTCGCCCGCAGCGACGAGACCGAGATGCGGCTCGTCTGCGGCCACGCACTCGCCCGCTGGCATGAAGCGCACGTCGAGTGGGAGACAAGCTTCGAATGGCTGGAGCGTGCGAAGGACCGCAAGGCGCGCGAGGTGGCACATGATCGCGCTGAAGCGGAAGGCCTGTTCAGCGCCGCAGCTGCCGGAGCTGAAGGCGCTTTCCCCGCGATCGCCAAACGACCGGTCGCCCGCCCCATCTTCATCGTCGGCCTTCCGCGAAGCGGCACGACGCTGATCGAACGGATCGTCGCTGCGCATCCGCAGGTGAGGTCGCTGGGCGAGCTGTCCGAATTCGGAATCGCGCTCAAGCGCCACCTCGACACCCCCGGGCGTCATGTACTTGACGAGGCCCTGCTGAAAGCCGCGAGCGACACGGACGATCTGGCCCCTGTCGGTCGCGAATATCTCAGGATCGTTGCAGGCTTGGCAGGAGACGCGGCAGTCTTCACCGACAAGATGCCGTTCAACATCTTCTACGCACCGGCGATCCTACGTGCGTTGCCCGAGGCACGGATTGTCTGCCTCCGGCGCTCTCCCTTCGATGTTCTGTTCGCCAATTTCCGTCAGCTGTTCGCAACCGGCTTCAGCTATTATTCCTACGCCTACGACTTCGTAGACACCGCGCATTTCGTCGCCCGGTTCGAAAGCCTGTGCGATCGCTTCGCCGCCACGCTGCCTGCGGATCGCTTCATGGTGCAGCGGTACGAAGATCTGGTGATCGATCAGGAGGCACAGACGCGAAAGCTGATTGCGTTCTGTGGCCTCGAATGGGATGACGCCTGCCTCTCTCCGCAGAGCAATCGTCAGGCGGTGGCGACCGCCAGTGCCGTCCAGGTCCGCGCCCCTGTCCATTCGGGATCTATCGATCGCTGGAAGCGATACGGCGCGGCTGCCGATCGTGCGGTCGAGGAGCTCGCCCAATTCGGGATCGCGCCTTCGAGTGGATGA
- a CDS encoding ABC-F family ATP-binding cassette domain-containing protein produces MLTIDGVTVRLGGRPILERASATVPVGARVGLIGRNGAGKSTLMKALIGEIEPDEGEVSKPSRSRIGYIAQEAPSGAMTPEEVVLASATERAELLEELETCTDMDRMGDVHDRLLAIDAYSAPARAAKILNGLGFDEEMQQRPVDSFSGGWKMRIALGALLFSEPDILLLDEPSNHLDLEATLWLENFLKSYPATLVVISHERDLLNKVVDHILHLQGGQLTLYPGGYDAFEKQRAERAAQLAAAKASQDAQRARLQDYVARNSARASTAKQAQSRAKMLAKMQPIAALMEDPSLSFDFPDPEEMKSPMITLDQAAVGYGEAPPILKRLNFRIEADDRIALLGRNGNGKTTLARLLASQLDAAEGEVNAPGRLKVGYFTQYQVEELAGEDTPLDLMNRAMDGAAQGAVRAQLGRFGFSGPRAQQRVDKLSGGERARLALALITRDAPHLLILDEPTNHLDVDAREALIQALNDYSGAVILISHDRHMVELTADRLILVDAGTAREYAGSMQDYIDLVLGRKPKEDRRGGKDSGKSRGSRGGNSEGKARYAKSELTKAEKAVERLTADVAKLDGLILERTGKEGDRGAAPMEELLRERAEVADRLAEAEEAWLAAGAALEAIGHG; encoded by the coding sequence ATGCTTACCATCGACGGTGTCACAGTGCGGCTGGGCGGGCGGCCCATTCTCGAACGCGCGAGCGCGACCGTGCCGGTGGGCGCGCGCGTCGGCCTCATCGGGCGCAACGGCGCGGGCAAGTCCACGCTCATGAAAGCGCTCATCGGCGAGATAGAACCCGACGAGGGCGAAGTCAGCAAGCCGTCGCGCTCGCGCATCGGCTATATCGCGCAGGAAGCGCCCAGCGGCGCGATGACCCCCGAAGAGGTCGTGCTGGCCTCCGCGACCGAGCGTGCGGAACTGCTCGAAGAGCTGGAAACCTGCACCGATATGGACCGGATGGGCGATGTCCACGATCGCCTGCTCGCGATCGACGCCTACAGCGCGCCGGCGCGGGCGGCCAAGATCCTGAACGGCCTCGGCTTCGACGAGGAAATGCAGCAGCGCCCGGTGGACAGCTTCTCCGGCGGCTGGAAGATGCGCATTGCGCTGGGCGCACTGCTGTTCTCCGAACCCGACATCCTGCTGCTGGACGAGCCATCGAACCACCTCGATCTCGAAGCGACGCTGTGGCTGGAGAACTTCCTCAAGTCCTATCCCGCGACGCTGGTGGTGATCAGCCACGAACGCGACCTTCTGAACAAGGTCGTCGACCACATCCTGCACCTCCAGGGCGGCCAGCTGACGCTCTATCCCGGCGGGTACGACGCGTTCGAGAAGCAGCGCGCCGAACGCGCGGCACAGCTGGCGGCGGCCAAGGCGTCGCAGGATGCGCAACGCGCGCGGTTGCAGGACTATGTCGCACGCAACAGCGCACGCGCCTCCACCGCCAAGCAGGCGCAGTCGCGCGCGAAGATGCTCGCCAAGATGCAGCCCATCGCGGCGCTGATGGAAGACCCGAGCCTCAGCTTCGATTTCCCCGATCCGGAGGAGATGAAGTCGCCGATGATCACGCTCGATCAGGCGGCCGTGGGATATGGCGAAGCGCCTCCCATCCTCAAACGCCTGAACTTCCGCATCGAAGCCGACGATCGCATCGCCCTGCTGGGCCGCAACGGCAACGGCAAGACCACGCTGGCACGGCTTCTGGCGTCGCAGCTCGACGCCGCCGAGGGCGAAGTGAACGCTCCGGGTCGCCTGAAGGTGGGCTATTTCACGCAGTACCAGGTGGAGGAACTGGCGGGCGAGGACACGCCGCTGGACCTGATGAACCGCGCGATGGACGGCGCGGCCCAGGGCGCGGTGCGCGCGCAGCTGGGGCGGTTCGGGTTTTCGGGCCCGCGCGCGCAGCAGCGGGTGGACAAGCTTTCGGGCGGGGAGCGTGCGCGGCTGGCGCTGGCGCTGATCACGCGCGACGCGCCGCATCTCCTGATCCTCGACGAGCCGACCAACCACCTCGACGTCGACGCGCGCGAAGCGCTGATCCAGGCGCTCAACGATTATTCGGGCGCCGTCATCCTCATCAGCCACGATCGCCACATGGTCGAACTGACCGCCGACCGGCTGATCCTGGTCGATGCCGGGACCGCGCGCGAATATGCCGGGAGCATGCAGGACTACATCGATTTGGTCTTGGGTCGCAAACCCAAGGAGGACCGGCGTGGCGGGAAGGATAGCGGAAAATCTCGCGGATCGCGCGGGGGCAACAGCGAGGGGAAGGCGCGCTACGCCAAGTCGGAACTGACCAAGGCGGAAAAAGCGGTAGAACGCCTGACAGCCGATGTGGCGAAGCTCGATGGGTTGATCCTCGAACGCACCGGGAAGGAAGGCGACCGGGGCGCTGCACCGATGGAAGAGCTCCTGAGAGAGCGCGCCGAAGTCGCCGACCGCCTGGCCGAGGCCGAAGAAGCGTGGCTGGCCGCAGGCGCCGCACTCGAGGCGATCGGGCACGGCTAG
- the cls gene encoding cardiolipin synthase, with protein MIDLGLAIDGTFAWLWSNSLAIIGWIIAVIAFVVVPFRRPPAEARNWLLIFFALPWVALLIYWLIGRPRYAKLRRKRVRDLPGILDRIVRCAGLDDAEKSPVLCEDNLSLANLARGLGQFPAIDGNRIDTLGDYYGTIDRIIAEIDSARHHVNVEFYILKNDRVGERLLTALERASARGVTCRLLIDALGSYGSVASIKRRLESAGVEVQDILPLRRRLSSSRVDLRNHRKIVVVDGQIGYTGSQNMWAPEDHGRRANRELAVRVTGPLVAQLQAIFVCDWYLETLEELVEDDMFPARARDEGVAAQMIATGPDNPAGGLDLIVTQAMHNASEEIVIVTPYFVPNDSLLTAIRGAVLRGVRVSLITAAKSDHFLAGLAQRSYYEELLAMGAQIHLFGPEFLHAKHFRVDHEVSILGSSNMDVRSFELNAEIDLLCYDSVFAEALQKVENGYLEQSRSLSFAEWKGRALRHKVLENTARMMSELI; from the coding sequence ATGATCGATCTCGGCTTGGCGATCGACGGCACCTTCGCCTGGCTGTGGTCCAACAGCCTGGCGATCATCGGCTGGATCATCGCCGTGATAGCTTTCGTGGTCGTGCCCTTCCGCCGCCCGCCGGCCGAAGCGCGCAACTGGCTGCTGATCTTCTTCGCGCTGCCGTGGGTCGCCCTGTTGATCTACTGGCTGATCGGCCGCCCGCGATATGCCAAGCTTAGACGCAAAAGGGTCAGGGACCTGCCGGGGATCCTCGATCGTATCGTCCGGTGCGCCGGGCTCGACGATGCAGAGAAGTCGCCCGTCCTTTGCGAAGACAACCTCTCGCTGGCCAACCTCGCGCGTGGCCTCGGCCAGTTCCCGGCAATCGATGGCAACCGGATCGACACGCTCGGCGACTATTACGGCACGATCGACCGGATCATCGCCGAGATCGACAGCGCCCGGCACCATGTGAATGTCGAATTCTATATCCTGAAGAACGACCGCGTCGGAGAGCGTCTGCTCACCGCGCTCGAACGGGCAAGTGCGCGCGGCGTGACATGCCGTCTGCTGATCGATGCGCTCGGCTCCTACGGCTCGGTCGCGTCGATCAAGCGGCGGCTGGAATCTGCCGGCGTCGAGGTGCAAGACATCCTGCCGCTGCGCCGGCGCCTGTCGAGTTCGCGCGTGGACCTGCGCAACCACCGCAAGATCGTGGTGGTGGATGGGCAGATCGGCTACACCGGCTCGCAGAATATGTGGGCGCCCGAGGACCATGGGCGGCGGGCGAACCGCGAGCTCGCCGTTCGCGTCACAGGGCCGCTTGTCGCGCAGCTGCAGGCGATCTTCGTGTGCGACTGGTATCTCGAAACGCTCGAGGAACTGGTCGAGGACGACATGTTCCCCGCACGCGCCCGGGACGAGGGCGTGGCAGCGCAGATGATAGCAACGGGGCCCGACAATCCGGCGGGCGGCCTCGACCTGATAGTCACGCAGGCGATGCACAACGCCAGCGAAGAGATCGTGATCGTCACGCCCTATTTCGTGCCCAACGACTCGCTGCTGACCGCCATTCGCGGGGCGGTCTTGCGTGGGGTGCGGGTCAGCCTGATCACGGCAGCGAAAAGCGATCATTTCCTCGCCGGGCTGGCGCAGCGCAGCTATTACGAGGAGCTGCTGGCGATGGGCGCGCAGATCCACCTCTTCGGCCCCGAATTCCTGCACGCCAAGCATTTCCGGGTGGATCACGAAGTATCGATCCTCGGTTCGAGCAACATGGACGTGCGCTCGTTCGAACTGAATGCCGAGATCGACCTTTTGTGCTATGACAGCGTGTTCGCGGAAGCCCTGCAGAAGGTGGAGAATGGCTATCTCGAACAATCGCGGTCCCTGTCCTTCGCCGAGTGGAAGGGGCGTGCGTTGAGGCACAAGGTGCTGGAGAACACCGCGCGAATGATGAGCGAGCTGATCTGA
- a CDS encoding Xaa-Pro dipeptidase, which translates to MKSFLLAAAGLALALVSPAAAEPVYVSAQRALDVETGRYIADPVIAIEDGRIVSVEAGGTIPAGAERIDLPGMTVLPGLIDMHVHLDGRPEYGGYSNLQFSDRFWTVIAVENARRMLNAGFTTVRNLGADDYNVVGLDQAIEQGWVEGPRIVGAAHALGATGGHCDSTFLPPSYADRSPGAADGVDALRAAVREQRKYGAEVIKACATGGVFSRNTLPGQQQLREEELRAIAEEAHFWGLRAAAHAHGAEGIKAAIRAGFDTIEHASFIDDEGIELALQRGAALSMDIFNTEYTLSQGEANGVLEENLAKERMVSAAQRDGFRRANAAGVKMVFGSDAGVMPHEDGGGQFAVMVRFGMTPLQAIQAATVNAAEALGQAGDVGAIVPGAWGDLIAVDGDPLADVGELADVDAVIKGGVRVK; encoded by the coding sequence ATGAAGTCGTTTCTGTTGGCTGCGGCGGGGCTTGCGCTCGCTCTGGTATCCCCTGCCGCCGCCGAACCGGTCTATGTCAGCGCGCAGCGTGCGCTCGACGTCGAAACCGGTCGCTACATCGCCGATCCGGTCATCGCGATCGAGGACGGACGGATCGTCTCGGTCGAGGCGGGTGGGACGATCCCTGCCGGTGCCGAGCGGATCGATCTGCCCGGCATGACGGTGCTGCCCGGCCTGATCGACATGCACGTCCACCTCGATGGCAGGCCCGAATATGGCGGCTATTCGAACCTGCAGTTCTCCGACCGGTTCTGGACGGTGATCGCGGTGGAGAACGCCCGGCGGATGCTGAATGCGGGCTTCACCACGGTCCGCAATCTGGGCGCGGATGATTACAACGTCGTCGGGCTGGACCAGGCGATCGAGCAGGGCTGGGTCGAAGGCCCGCGGATCGTCGGCGCCGCGCATGCGCTGGGCGCGACCGGTGGGCATTGCGACAGCACCTTCCTGCCGCCGAGCTATGCCGATCGCAGCCCCGGCGCGGCGGACGGCGTGGACGCGCTGCGCGCCGCGGTGCGCGAACAGCGCAAATACGGCGCCGAGGTGATCAAGGCCTGCGCCACGGGCGGCGTATTCTCGCGCAACACGCTGCCCGGCCAGCAGCAGCTGCGCGAGGAGGAACTGCGCGCGATTGCCGAGGAAGCCCATTTCTGGGGCCTGCGCGCGGCTGCGCATGCCCATGGTGCCGAAGGGATCAAGGCCGCGATCCGTGCGGGGTTCGACACGATCGAGCATGCCAGTTTCATCGACGATGAAGGCATCGAACTCGCGCTGCAACGCGGCGCGGCGCTCTCGATGGATATCTTCAACACCGAATATACGCTCTCCCAAGGGGAGGCGAACGGTGTGCTCGAGGAAAACCTGGCGAAGGAACGGATGGTCAGCGCCGCCCAGCGCGACGGCTTCCGCCGGGCCAATGCCGCCGGAGTGAAGATGGTTTTCGGCTCCGACGCGGGTGTCATGCCGCACGAGGATGGCGGCGGGCAATTTGCCGTCATGGTCCGTTTCGGAATGACGCCGCTTCAGGCGATCCAGGCAGCGACGGTGAATGCCGCCGAGGCTCTCGGTCAAGCAGGCGACGTGGGGGCGATTGTGCCCGGCGCATGGGGCGACCTGATCGCGGTCGATGGGGATCCGCTGGCGGATGTCGGCGAGCTGGCCGATGTCGATGCGGTGATCAAGGGCGGTGTGCGCGTCAAATAG
- a CDS encoding ACT domain-containing protein, which produces MTVSETGAMIAAMDPDLDPLFYAFRTGDEIPADAQLFASIEEEEEGTTRILGFAKGEFAGHAHEAYRRIVLRVNSSLDGVGLTAAVSTALAREAIPCNIVAAFHHDHVFVPATRANDAMQILAELQRSHRDG; this is translated from the coding sequence ATGACCGTCAGCGAAACCGGAGCCATGATCGCGGCGATGGATCCCGACCTCGATCCGTTGTTCTATGCATTCCGCACCGGAGACGAGATCCCCGCCGACGCGCAGCTCTTCGCTTCGATCGAGGAGGAGGAGGAAGGGACAACCCGTATCCTCGGCTTCGCGAAAGGTGAGTTTGCCGGTCATGCGCATGAGGCATACCGCCGGATCGTCCTGCGGGTGAATTCCTCGCTCGACGGGGTCGGATTGACCGCCGCCGTCTCGACCGCGCTGGCGCGCGAAGCGATCCCCTGCAACATCGTGGCGGCCTTTCACCACGACCACGTTTTCGTCCCTGCGACGCGCGCGAACGATGCCATGCAAATCCTCGCGGAGCTGCAACGAAGCCACCGTGACGGCTAG